A genomic segment from Bosea sp. OAE506 encodes:
- the gor gene encoding glutathione-disulfide reductase: MAEFDVDLFVIGAGSGGTRAARIAAGHGARVMIAEEDRIGGTCVIRGCVPKKLFVYASRFAEDVEDAAGFGWTVQKPVFDWPTLRDAVGNEVTRLSGLYRKGLNGAGVTIREERATVVDAHTVRLAKSGETIRARHILVATGGWPAFDPPIPGGELGISSNEIFHLPSLPKRMLVVGGGYIALEFASLFVRLGVEVTVLHRGDNVLRGFDEDIRNRLRDALEQAGIHFRLGCTVGRIELLPDGTRRAHCASGEPIDADVVLVATGRRPNTAGLGLAEAGVELGPLGEVLVDDDSASSVPSIHAVGDVTNRVNLTPVAIREGHAFADSTFGNKPWRMSHGMIASAVFTTPEIGTVGLSEVQAAAAGHELRIFESGFRPMKATISGRNERVYMKLVVDAQTDKVLGVHILGHDAGEIIQAVAIAVTMGATKADFDRTIALHPSAAEELVTMRTPRAG, translated from the coding sequence ATGGCTGAATTCGACGTCGATCTCTTCGTCATCGGGGCCGGCTCCGGCGGAACCCGGGCCGCCCGTATCGCCGCCGGCCATGGCGCCCGCGTCATGATCGCGGAGGAGGATCGCATCGGCGGCACCTGCGTCATCCGCGGCTGCGTGCCCAAGAAGCTCTTCGTCTATGCCAGCCGCTTCGCCGAGGATGTCGAGGACGCCGCGGGCTTCGGCTGGACGGTTCAGAAGCCGGTCTTCGACTGGCCGACCCTGCGCGACGCCGTCGGCAACGAGGTCACCCGCCTCTCCGGCCTCTACCGCAAGGGGCTGAACGGCGCGGGCGTCACCATCCGCGAGGAGCGCGCCACCGTCGTCGATGCCCACACCGTGCGCCTCGCCAAAAGCGGCGAGACGATTCGTGCCCGTCACATCCTTGTCGCCACGGGCGGCTGGCCGGCCTTCGATCCGCCTATTCCCGGCGGCGAGCTCGGCATTTCCTCCAACGAGATCTTCCATCTGCCGAGCCTGCCGAAGCGCATGCTCGTCGTCGGCGGCGGCTACATCGCGCTCGAATTCGCCAGCCTCTTCGTTCGCCTTGGCGTCGAGGTCACGGTGCTCCACCGCGGCGACAACGTGCTGCGCGGTTTCGACGAGGACATCCGCAATCGCCTGCGCGACGCGCTCGAACAAGCCGGCATCCACTTCCGTCTTGGCTGCACGGTCGGCCGCATCGAGCTGCTGCCGGACGGCACCCGCCGTGCCCATTGCGCCAGCGGCGAGCCGATCGATGCCGATGTCGTGCTCGTCGCGACAGGTCGCCGTCCCAACACGGCGGGGCTCGGCCTCGCCGAGGCCGGCGTCGAGCTCGGCCCGCTGGGCGAGGTTCTGGTCGATGACGATTCCGCCAGCAGCGTGCCGTCGATCCACGCGGTCGGCGACGTTACCAACCGCGTCAACCTGACCCCGGTCGCGATCCGCGAGGGCCACGCCTTCGCCGACTCAACCTTCGGCAACAAGCCCTGGCGGATGAGCCATGGCATGATCGCCTCGGCGGTCTTCACCACCCCGGAAATCGGGACGGTCGGCCTTTCCGAGGTCCAGGCCGCAGCGGCCGGCCACGAGTTGCGGATCTTCGAATCCGGCTTCCGGCCGATGAAGGCGACGATCTCGGGCCGCAACGAGCGCGTCTACATGAAGCTCGTCGTCGACGCGCAGACCGACAAGGTGCTCGGCGTCCACATCCTCGGCCATGACGCCGGCGAGATCATCCAGGCCGTCGCCATCGCCGTGACGATGGGCGCGACCAAGGCCGATTTCGACCGCACCATCGCGCTGCATCCGAGCGCGGCCGAAGAACTGGTGACGATGCGGACGCCGCGGGCGGGGTAG
- a CDS encoding aldehyde reductase has product MSISPGTVLVTGGSGFLAGRCILSLLQAGYSVRTTMRTPGRQAALRAALAAAGCVAGERLSVLQADLMADDGWREAAVGCDRVLHIASPLSAAAPRHEDELIRPAREGTLRVLRAAREAGVGRVVLTSSFAAIGYGRTLERPFTESDWTDTGDAGLAAYPKSKALAERAAWDFVDREGGGLELAVVNPVGIFGPLLGPDLSASILLVKSMLEGRLPALPRLMFGVVDVRDVAELHLRAMTHPAAANERFIATAGDFLTMQEIALALRERLGLAAARVSTRVLPDWVVRFVALFSAAARQAATPELGRRKTATSAKAQAMLGWEPRPAAEALAATAESLIRLGLVGAGR; this is encoded by the coding sequence ATGTCGATCTCCCCTGGAACCGTCCTCGTCACCGGCGGCTCCGGCTTCCTGGCGGGGCGCTGCATCCTGTCGCTGCTCCAGGCGGGCTACAGCGTCCGCACGACGATGCGCACGCCGGGGCGACAGGCCGCCCTGCGCGCTGCGCTCGCAGCGGCAGGCTGCGTGGCCGGAGAGCGCCTTTCGGTGCTGCAGGCCGATCTGATGGCCGATGACGGCTGGCGGGAGGCGGCGGTGGGCTGCGACCGCGTGCTGCATATAGCCTCGCCGCTCTCGGCAGCGGCGCCCCGCCACGAGGACGAACTGATCCGCCCGGCCCGCGAGGGGACGCTGCGGGTGCTGCGCGCCGCCCGGGAGGCGGGCGTCGGTCGCGTCGTCCTGACCTCCTCCTTCGCCGCGATCGGCTATGGCCGCACGCTGGAGCGCCCCTTCACCGAGAGCGACTGGACGGACACAGGGGATGCCGGTCTCGCCGCCTATCCCAAATCCAAGGCGCTGGCCGAGCGTGCTGCCTGGGATTTCGTCGATCGCGAGGGCGGGGGGCTGGAACTCGCGGTCGTCAACCCGGTCGGAATTTTCGGGCCGCTGCTCGGCCCCGACCTTTCCGCCTCGATCCTGCTGGTGAAGAGCATGCTGGAGGGGCGCCTGCCGGCCCTGCCGCGGCTGATGTTCGGCGTCGTCGATGTGCGCGATGTGGCGGAGCTGCATCTGCGCGCCATGACGCACCCCGCCGCCGCGAATGAGCGCTTCATCGCCACGGCGGGGGATTTCCTGACCATGCAGGAGATCGCGCTGGCGCTGCGCGAGCGCCTCGGCCTGGCGGCGGCGCGCGTCTCGACGCGCGTCCTGCCGGACTGGGTGGTGCGTTTCGTCGCCCTGTTCAGTGCCGCCGCTCGACAGGCGGCGACGCCCGAACTCGGCCGGCGCAAGACAGCCACCAGCGCCAAGGCGCAGGCCATGCTGGGCTGGGAACCGCGGCCGGCCGCCGAGGCGCTCGCCGCGACGGCTGAGAGCCTGATCCGGCTGGGACTGGTCGGCGCGGGCCGCTGA
- a CDS encoding nitrilase-related carbon-nitrogen hydrolase → MTDRSFRLALAQTSPLLGDVAGNAECVRAARGRAAAAGADLVLFPDGVLAGGAAGGLVHRPAFLDACRRACEDLARETVDGGPALLLGLPWVEGGALYDAQALLDGGVIQAVRFKVRIGEAGASAFRPGPLPGPVPFRGLLRLGLVPGEDLADEEVPECLAETGAELLLACDAALYRRGGADRRLNRAVARVVETDLPLVWLNAVGAGKAGVCDGASFVLAADRSLTHHLPAFRETLVVTQWIRRDGVWTSEPGEVAAIETGDEADYAACMLGLREHVRLTRATGAVLELSNSASALCAALAVDALGPKRVEAVLLAGGEPGEAAPADAAATAAVLGLAARTMPMAGLIGALDVALPASGAQATPDRMDVARAALLTALARGMDRTLLAPSPRFGASGAAAVIGDLNPVGDLSPAEIDRLLELRRGWKPVGALGPDRLLLPALPVAPEEQPRDAILSALAAGQRIAEIVAAGHDAATVMALQEEQRSAADPRRAAPRIRLTESLDEAAVRHGFVDRGEPANEPDATLVRGIGRPGADSIDF, encoded by the coding sequence ATGACCGACCGCTCCTTCCGCCTCGCTCTCGCGCAGACGAGCCCGCTCCTCGGTGACGTGGCGGGCAATGCCGAATGCGTGCGCGCCGCCCGGGGACGTGCTGCTGCGGCGGGGGCCGATCTCGTGCTGTTTCCCGACGGCGTTCTCGCCGGTGGAGCAGCGGGGGGGCTGGTGCATCGCCCTGCCTTCCTCGATGCCTGCCGTCGGGCCTGCGAGGATCTGGCGCGCGAGACCGTCGATGGTGGGCCGGCCCTGCTGCTCGGCCTGCCCTGGGTCGAGGGCGGCGCCCTCTACGATGCCCAGGCCCTCCTCGATGGCGGCGTCATTCAGGCCGTCCGCTTCAAGGTCCGGATCGGCGAAGCGGGCGCGAGCGCCTTCCGGCCGGGGCCGCTGCCCGGCCCGGTGCCCTTCCGCGGCCTTCTCCGCCTCGGCCTCGTCCCGGGTGAGGATCTCGCCGACGAGGAGGTCCCGGAATGCCTCGCCGAGACCGGCGCCGAGCTGCTGCTGGCTTGCGACGCTGCGCTCTACCGACGGGGCGGCGCCGACCGGCGCCTGAACCGCGCCGTGGCACGCGTCGTCGAGACGGACCTGCCGCTGGTCTGGCTCAACGCCGTGGGCGCAGGGAAGGCGGGTGTCTGCGATGGCGCCTCCTTCGTCCTCGCTGCGGACCGCAGCCTGACGCATCATCTGCCGGCCTTCCGCGAAACGCTCGTCGTCACACAATGGATTCGTCGCGACGGCGTCTGGACGAGTGAGCCGGGCGAGGTCGCTGCGATCGAAACCGGCGACGAGGCCGATTATGCTGCCTGCATGCTCGGCCTGCGCGAGCATGTCCGCCTGACGCGGGCGACTGGCGCCGTTCTCGAGCTCTCCAACTCCGCCAGCGCGCTCTGCGCCGCCCTGGCGGTGGATGCGCTGGGGCCGAAGCGGGTCGAGGCCGTCCTGCTGGCCGGGGGCGAGCCCGGCGAGGCCGCGCCGGCCGATGCCGCGGCGACCGCGGCCGTGCTGGGGCTGGCCGCGCGGACGATGCCCATGGCGGGCCTGATCGGGGCGCTCGACGTGGCCTTGCCGGCCTCCGGCGCCCAGGCCACGCCGGATCGGATGGACGTGGCCCGCGCGGCCCTTCTGACCGCCCTCGCGCGAGGGATGGACCGCACCCTGCTCGCGCCGTCACCCCGGTTCGGGGCGTCCGGAGCGGCTGCCGTCATCGGCGATCTGAATCCCGTTGGCGATCTCTCACCGGCTGAGATCGACCGCCTGCTGGAACTGCGTCGTGGCTGGAAGCCTGTGGGCGCGCTGGGGCCCGACCGCCTGCTGCTCCCCGCCCTCCCGGTGGCGCCGGAAGAGCAGCCGCGGGACGCGATCCTGTCCGCGCTCGCAGCCGGACAGCGCATCGCCGAGATCGTCGCAGCAGGCCACGACGCGGCGACCGTCATGGCGCTTCAGGAAGAGCAGCGCTCGGCTGCCGATCCCCGGCGCGCTGCGCCCCGGATCAGGCTCACCGAGAGCCTCGATGAGGCCGCGGTCCGCCACGGCTTCGTCGATCGCGGCGAACCGGCCAATGAGCCGGACGCCACGCTGGTGCGCGGCATCGGGCGCCCGGGCGCAGACAGCATCGATTTCTGA
- a CDS encoding tripartite tricarboxylate transporter TctB family protein, with amino-acid sequence MTNDAPSRGADRPALLVGLLLLALAGVVYYDASQQTITSNYGLGPTAMPLVACCGLVILGLAHLVVAFKGGLPKPEAADAGALLWIVGGLAGLILCIATGAGFVIAITILFACTARGFGRRALAVDAAIGFVLGLVIFLVFAKLLTLLLPAGPLERLFL; translated from the coding sequence ATGACGAACGATGCCCCGTCACGCGGCGCCGACCGGCCCGCCCTCCTCGTCGGCCTGCTGCTGCTCGCCCTCGCCGGCGTCGTCTATTACGACGCCTCGCAGCAGACGATCACCTCGAATTACGGTCTCGGCCCCACCGCCATGCCGCTGGTGGCCTGCTGCGGTCTCGTCATCCTCGGCCTCGCGCATCTCGTCGTCGCCTTCAAGGGCGGGCTGCCGAAGCCGGAGGCGGCCGATGCCGGCGCGCTGCTGTGGATCGTCGGCGGCCTCGCCGGCCTCATCCTCTGCATCGCCACAGGCGCCGGCTTCGTGATCGCGATCACGATCCTCTTCGCCTGCACGGCGCGCGGCTTCGGCCGGCGGGCGCTGGCGGTCGATGCCGCCATCGGCTTCGTGCTCGGCCTCGTCATCTTCCTCGTCTTCGCCAAGCTCCTGACCCTGCTGCTGCCGGCCGGGCCGCTCGAACGTCTGTTCCTCTGA
- a CDS encoding outer membrane beta-barrel protein yields MRTRLIHRPAAALAAALLAGVATAPGAALAADYPVLRGSQIDDAPPAPEFDSNTKWSGFYFGGGAGLSDTKFKPGNGLQTLANYAYRNTLLGSEANLGSLVGNLPSKRDSGSTFFGFAGYNFAFGDVVLGLEADYTKSGHEYLISDFIGRRFTTSDGTLNDISMTTRNGAQLQDYATARVRMGWAYGRIMPYATVGGALGRFDTTSTIDATWRFTRINPVSGALENNLVAAGYPLRVGETKRNVYGFGLSAGAGIDMALTDNLFLRAEYQIIRFADVEGTSTTVNTGRVAAGLKF; encoded by the coding sequence ATGCGTACCCGCCTCATTCATCGACCGGCCGCAGCTCTGGCCGCCGCCCTGCTGGCCGGCGTCGCGACCGCCCCGGGCGCCGCCCTGGCGGCCGACTACCCGGTGCTGCGTGGATCGCAGATCGACGACGCTCCGCCTGCGCCGGAATTCGACAGCAACACGAAGTGGTCCGGCTTCTATTTCGGCGGCGGTGCGGGCCTATCCGACACCAAGTTCAAGCCCGGCAACGGCCTGCAGACGCTGGCGAACTACGCCTACCGCAACACGCTTCTCGGCTCCGAGGCCAATCTCGGCTCTCTGGTGGGCAACCTGCCCTCCAAGCGCGACAGCGGCTCGACCTTCTTCGGCTTCGCCGGCTACAACTTCGCCTTCGGCGACGTGGTTCTCGGTCTCGAGGCGGACTATACCAAATCCGGCCACGAGTACCTGATCAGCGACTTCATCGGTCGCCGCTTCACGACCTCGGACGGCACACTCAACGACATCAGCATGACGACCCGGAATGGCGCGCAGTTGCAGGACTATGCCACGGCGCGCGTCCGCATGGGCTGGGCCTATGGCCGGATCATGCCCTATGCGACGGTCGGCGGCGCGCTCGGGCGCTTCGATACGACCTCGACGATCGATGCCACATGGCGCTTCACCCGCATCAACCCGGTCTCGGGAGCTCTCGAGAACAATCTCGTCGCCGCGGGCTATCCGCTGCGGGTCGGCGAGACCAAGCGCAACGTCTATGGCTTCGGCCTCTCGGCGGGTGCGGGCATCGACATGGCGCTGACGGACAACCTCTTCCTGCGCGCCGAATACCAGATCATCCGCTTCGCCGATGTCGAGGGCACCTCGACGACGGTGAACACCGGGCGCGTGGCGGCCGGCCTGAAGTTCTGA
- a CDS encoding O-antigen ligase family protein → MNQPIPSLATHPAGGRVPERLAALGAGLLVSLPLAMWIANRSAPLVLALAAGAFCAAVVAGEGWRPLVRRAGLLLRSPIGLALSGFLLWSLATIAWSHRPLPSLAAWGEFALPLACGAAIAASGRFRPSPALGRGLAIAVAAAALLMMAELATGLALRRALDIGRQVTYVFNRPVLTCLVLAPVAFAALFGHRSSQRWNGALAVLLVLAVAWACLGSESGAAGLGVLVMAVVAVLARLAPRLALAAVALGFVATMVLAPVVGRLGDALLPPALHERLANSHSRDRVDIWLSFGEATLARPIRGSGFGTSPTLDRHPVAAEVSPPRRALLAVGHPHNAPLQAWTETGAVGVALLAFAGLALLLRLKRLAAADLAPRLALFASAFAVAAVAHGAWQGWWIAALTMAALWLYRLPVGSDADDRGA, encoded by the coding sequence ATGAACCAGCCGATCCCTTCCCTTGCGACGCATCCGGCCGGCGGACGGGTGCCGGAGCGGCTCGCGGCGCTGGGCGCGGGTCTTCTGGTCTCGCTGCCGCTCGCCATGTGGATCGCCAACCGCTCCGCGCCGCTGGTGCTGGCCCTGGCGGCCGGGGCCTTCTGCGCGGCGGTCGTAGCGGGCGAAGGCTGGCGCCCCCTGGTCCGGCGCGCCGGGCTCCTGCTGCGAAGCCCGATCGGCCTTGCTCTGTCCGGCTTCCTGCTCTGGTCCCTCGCCACGATCGCCTGGAGCCATCGGCCACTGCCGAGCCTGGCCGCGTGGGGCGAATTCGCGCTGCCGCTCGCCTGTGGCGCGGCGATCGCCGCCTCCGGCCGGTTCCGCCCGAGTCCGGCCCTTGGCCGTGGCCTGGCGATCGCCGTCGCCGCGGCGGCGCTGCTGATGATGGCGGAACTCGCGACGGGGCTGGCGCTCCGGCGCGCCCTCGATATCGGTCGCCAGGTCACCTACGTCTTCAATCGTCCGGTGCTGACCTGCCTGGTCCTGGCGCCTGTTGCCTTCGCGGCGCTGTTTGGCCACCGGTCGTCGCAGCGCTGGAACGGGGCGCTGGCGGTCCTTCTCGTCCTCGCGGTCGCCTGGGCCTGCCTGGGGTCGGAGAGCGGTGCGGCCGGTCTGGGCGTGCTCGTCATGGCGGTCGTCGCGGTGCTCGCACGCCTGGCCCCCCGCCTCGCGCTCGCTGCGGTGGCTCTGGGCTTCGTCGCGACGATGGTGCTGGCCCCCGTCGTCGGGCGCCTGGGCGACGCATTGCTGCCGCCCGCGCTCCACGAGCGTCTTGCCAATTCGCATTCGCGCGACCGTGTCGACATCTGGCTCTCCTTTGGGGAGGCGACGCTGGCCCGGCCGATCCGCGGCAGCGGCTTCGGCACCTCGCCGACGCTCGACCGCCACCCCGTTGCCGCCGAGGTCTCGCCGCCGCGTCGCGCGTTGCTGGCCGTGGGCCACCCGCACAATGCGCCGCTGCAGGCCTGGACCGAGACCGGCGCGGTCGGTGTCGCGCTGCTCGCCTTCGCCGGGCTTGCCCTGCTGCTGCGGCTGAAGCGGTTGGCGGCCGCGGATCTGGCGCCGCGGCTCGCGCTTTTCGCCTCGGCCTTCGCCGTGGCCGCGGTGGCGCATGGCGCCTGGCAGGGCTGGTGGATTGCGGCGCTGACCATGGCGGCGCTATGGCTCTATCGGCTGCCGGTCGGCTCCGATGCCGATGATCGCGGGGCGTAA
- a CDS encoding tripartite tricarboxylate transporter permease has translation MDTLVSLLNGFGVALEPSKLMFCLIGVFLGTAVGVLPGIGPALTVALLLPVTFKLDPAGSLIMFAGIYYGGMYGGSTTAILLNAPGESASLATALEGSKMAKAGRGGPALATAAIGSFVAGLIATIGLAFLAPWLVEVAIKFGPWDYFALMIVAFVTVSATFGDSPLRGLTSLFLGITLGLVGIDKLTGQARLTFGVPELLNGIEVTTLAVGLFAVGEALFVASKRFRDPEEIIPIKGSLWMSKQDWKRSWAPWLRGTAYGFPIGALPAGGAEVPTFLSYSTEKKLCKYPDEFGKGAIEGVAGPEAANNASAAGTLVPLLTLGLPTSATAAIMLAGFQQYGLNPGPLLFAEKPDLVWGLIASLFIANVMLVILNLPLIGLWVKLLAVPQPWLYAGILVFATMGTLAVNASPVELGMLFLFGYLGYLMRRYDYPVAPMVVGLILGPMAEAQLRRALQISLGDPMILLENPISATLLGLAFVALVAPFVMKGLNKFKASED, from the coding sequence ATGGACACCCTCGTCTCGCTTCTGAACGGCTTCGGCGTCGCGCTCGAGCCCTCCAAGCTGATGTTCTGCCTGATCGGCGTCTTCCTCGGCACCGCCGTGGGCGTGTTGCCGGGTATCGGCCCAGCGCTGACGGTCGCGCTTTTGCTGCCCGTGACCTTCAAGCTCGATCCCGCCGGATCGCTGATCATGTTCGCCGGCATCTATTACGGCGGCATGTATGGCGGCTCGACGACCGCGATCCTGCTCAACGCACCAGGCGAGAGCGCCTCGCTCGCAACCGCGCTCGAAGGCTCCAAGATGGCCAAGGCCGGCCGCGGCGGCCCTGCCCTGGCCACCGCCGCGATCGGCTCCTTCGTCGCCGGTCTCATCGCCACGATCGGGCTCGCCTTCCTCGCGCCCTGGCTGGTCGAGGTCGCGATCAAGTTCGGTCCCTGGGACTATTTCGCGCTGATGATCGTGGCCTTTGTCACGGTCTCGGCGACCTTCGGCGATTCGCCCCTGCGCGGGCTCACCAGCCTGTTCCTCGGGATCACGCTAGGCCTCGTCGGCATCGACAAGCTGACCGGCCAGGCGCGACTGACCTTCGGCGTGCCGGAGCTGCTCAACGGCATCGAGGTGACGACGCTGGCGGTCGGCCTCTTTGCGGTCGGCGAAGCGCTCTTCGTCGCCTCCAAGCGCTTCCGCGATCCCGAGGAGATCATCCCGATCAAGGGCTCGCTGTGGATGAGCAAACAGGACTGGAAGCGCTCCTGGGCGCCGTGGCTGCGCGGCACGGCCTATGGCTTCCCGATCGGCGCGCTGCCGGCAGGCGGGGCCGAGGTGCCGACCTTCCTGAGCTATTCGACCGAGAAGAAGCTCTGCAAATATCCAGACGAGTTCGGCAAGGGCGCGATCGAGGGCGTGGCGGGGCCGGAAGCGGCCAACAACGCCTCTGCTGCGGGCACGCTGGTGCCGCTGCTGACGCTCGGCCTGCCGACCTCGGCGACGGCCGCGATCATGCTGGCGGGCTTCCAGCAATACGGGCTCAACCCCGGCCCGCTGCTTTTTGCGGAGAAGCCGGATCTGGTCTGGGGCCTGATCGCCTCGCTGTTCATCGCCAACGTCATGCTGGTGATCCTGAACCTGCCACTGATCGGGCTCTGGGTGAAGCTGCTCGCCGTGCCGCAGCCCTGGCTCTATGCCGGCATCCTCGTCTTCGCGACGATGGGCACGCTCGCGGTCAACGCCTCGCCGGTCGAGCTCGGCATGCTCTTCCTCTTCGGCTATCTCGGCTATCTGATGCGGCGCTACGATTATCCGGTCGCGCCGATGGTCGTCGGGCTGATCCTGGGGCCGATGGCGGAGGCGCAGCTGCGCCGGGCTCTCCAGATCAGCCTCGGCGATCCGATGATCCTGCTGGAGAACCCGATCTCGGCGACGCTGCTGGGCCTGGCCTTCGTCGCGCTGGTGGCGCCCTTCGTGATGAAGGGATTGAACAAGTTCAAGGCGAGCGAGGACTGA
- a CDS encoding esterase, whose amino-acid sequence MPFRSFAAAVALTLATAGAAPAEEPLALRGMGSFHVGGKLVEISGRPVKDVVFTPGGTPARVDPNGTYQTGQMYVQYFLPQNERGSVPLLLWHGGGMTGVNYESTPDGRRGWLEFFLRKGWAVYNSDAVERGRSGWAMYPDVIPGEPVFLTTANPFERFRIGDGANSYNADPSKRKYLAGSQFPPDGYDNFVKQIVPRWTSTDQMIIDAYIAKVDKVCPCVIAFHSQSGQFGFKVAQARPDKVKALIAVEPAGIGDPARADVLKDIPVLMVYGDYIEQDARWPAIRKTGTDFGDKIRAAGGSVDVVNLPTVGIKGNSHMMMLDKNNLEVAQLIQDWLAKKGLVR is encoded by the coding sequence ATGCCTTTCCGCTCATTCGCCGCTGCCGTGGCGCTCACCCTCGCCACCGCCGGCGCCGCACCGGCCGAGGAGCCCTTGGCCCTGCGCGGCATGGGTTCTTTCCATGTCGGCGGCAAGCTGGTCGAGATCTCGGGCCGGCCCGTGAAGGATGTGGTGTTCACGCCCGGCGGCACGCCGGCGCGGGTCGATCCGAACGGCACCTACCAGACCGGGCAGATGTATGTGCAGTACTTCCTGCCGCAGAACGAGCGCGGTTCGGTTCCGCTGCTGCTCTGGCACGGCGGCGGCATGACCGGCGTGAATTACGAGTCAACGCCTGACGGGCGCCGGGGCTGGCTCGAGTTCTTCCTGCGCAAAGGCTGGGCGGTCTACAATTCCGATGCGGTCGAGCGCGGCCGGTCCGGTTGGGCGATGTACCCAGACGTCATCCCCGGGGAGCCGGTCTTCCTGACGACGGCCAATCCGTTCGAACGGTTCCGGATCGGCGACGGCGCCAACAGCTACAATGCCGATCCTTCCAAGCGGAAATACCTCGCCGGGAGCCAGTTCCCGCCGGATGGCTACGACAACTTCGTCAAGCAGATCGTGCCGCGCTGGACGTCGACCGACCAGATGATCATCGACGCCTATATCGCCAAGGTCGACAAGGTCTGCCCCTGCGTGATCGCCTTCCACAGCCAGTCGGGCCAGTTCGGCTTCAAGGTAGCGCAGGCGCGGCCCGACAAGGTGAAGGCGCTGATCGCGGTCGAGCCCGCGGGGATCGGCGACCCCGCCAGGGCCGATGTCCTCAAGGACATCCCCGTCCTGATGGTCTATGGCGACTATATCGAGCAGGACGCGCGCTGGCCGGCGATCCGCAAGACGGGCACCGATTTTGGCGACAAGATCCGGGCCGCGGGCGGCTCGGTCGACGTGGTCAATCTCCCGACCGTCGGCATCAAGGGCAATTCCCACATGATGATGCTCGACAAGAACAATCTGGAGGTCGCCCAGCTGATCCAGGACTGGCTCGCCAAGAAGGGGCTCGTCCGGTAG
- a CDS encoding class II 3-deoxy-7-phosphoheptulonate synthase, whose product MSERWTPESWRAKPVQQIPDYPDQAALRAVEQQLAGFPPLVFAGEARKLKKALAKVANGEAFLLQGGDCAESFGEHSADNIRDFFRLFLQMAVVLTFAGGSPVVKVGRIAGQFAKPRSAPTETIGGVELPSYKGDIVNDNAFTPEARIPDPRRQLEAYRQSAATLNLLRAFATGGYANLDNAHRWMLGFVKDAPASSRYNEVAERITEALDFMRAIGIDPETHPEMRSTDFYTSHEALLLGYEQAMTRVDSTTGDWYDTSGHMVWIGDRTRQLDHAHVEFFRGIRNPIGLKCGPSTTVDGLLKLIDVLDPQNQAGRLTLIGRFGADKVFDNLPALVRATKREGRNVVWSCDPMHGNTVKAASGYKTRPFDLIMTEVKNFFAVHQAEGTHAGGLHLEMTGKNVTECTGGARGMTDADLNDRYHTVCDPRLNAEQALELAFLVAELVKRERAGRARPEVEAAE is encoded by the coding sequence ATGTCGGAGCGGTGGACGCCCGAGAGCTGGAGGGCCAAGCCCGTCCAGCAGATCCCGGATTATCCGGACCAGGCAGCCCTGAGGGCGGTCGAGCAGCAGCTCGCCGGCTTTCCGCCGCTCGTTTTTGCGGGTGAGGCGCGCAAGCTGAAGAAGGCCCTCGCGAAAGTCGCAAACGGCGAGGCCTTCCTGCTCCAGGGTGGAGACTGCGCCGAGAGCTTCGGCGAGCACTCGGCCGACAACATCCGCGATTTCTTCCGGCTCTTCCTGCAGATGGCGGTGGTGCTGACCTTCGCCGGCGGCTCGCCCGTGGTGAAGGTCGGGCGCATCGCCGGCCAGTTCGCGAAACCGCGCTCAGCTCCGACGGAGACGATCGGCGGCGTCGAGCTGCCGAGCTACAAGGGCGACATCGTCAACGACAACGCCTTCACGCCGGAAGCGCGCATTCCCGATCCGCGCCGCCAGCTCGAGGCCTACAGACAGTCGGCGGCGACGCTGAACCTTCTGCGCGCCTTCGCCACGGGCGGCTACGCCAACCTCGACAACGCGCATCGCTGGATGCTCGGCTTCGTCAAGGATGCCCCGGCCTCCTCGCGCTACAACGAGGTCGCCGAGCGCATCACCGAGGCTCTCGACTTCATGCGCGCGATCGGCATCGACCCCGAGACGCACCCCGAGATGCGCTCGACGGACTTCTACACCAGCCATGAGGCGCTGCTGCTCGGCTACGAGCAGGCCATGACCCGCGTCGATTCGACGACGGGCGACTGGTACGACACCTCCGGCCACATGGTCTGGATCGGCGACCGCACGCGCCAGCTCGATCACGCCCATGTCGAGTTCTTCCGCGGCATCCGCAATCCGATCGGCCTGAAATGCGGCCCCTCGACCACGGTCGACGGCCTGCTCAAGCTGATCGACGTGCTCGATCCGCAGAACCAGGCCGGGCGCCTGACGCTGATCGGCCGTTTCGGCGCCGACAAGGTCTTCGACAACCTCCCGGCCCTGGTGCGTGCCACCAAGCGGGAAGGGCGCAACGTCGTCTGGTCCTGCGACCCGATGCACGGCAACACGGTCAAGGCCGCCAGCGGCTACAAGACCCGCCCCTTCGACCTGATCATGACTGAGGTGAAGAACTTCTTCGCCGTCCACCAGGCCGAGGGCACCCATGCCGGCGGCCTGCATCTGGAGATGACCGGCAAGAACGTCACCGAGTGCACCGGCGGCGCTCGCGGCATGACCGATGCGGATCTCAACGACCGCTACCACACGGTCTGTGATCCGCGCCTCAACGCCGAGCAGGCGCTGGAGCTGGCCTTCCTCGTGGCGGAGTTGGTGAAGCGCGAGCGCGCCGGCCGCGCCCGGCCGGAGGTCGAGGCGGCCGAGTGA